The Streptomyces puniciscabiei genomic interval GCCGAGCTCGCGAAGAACGCCGTGGAGGCGTCGTTCCTGGACGCCGTCGGCAAGGCCCGGATCGCGGCGGAGATCGACACGTACACCAGCACCTGGCTCGCCTCCTGACACAGCCCACGAGGGGGCACCCCCACAATGGGGGGCATGCAGACCGTGACCGCCGTGGCCCACCGCGGCGACCCCTACCGGGTCCGTGAGAACACCATCGACTCGCTGCGTTCCGCGCTCGGCCGGGGCGCGGACGCGGTCGAGATCGACGTACGGCTCACCCGTGACGGCGTTCCCGTGCTGCTGCACGACGACACGCTGCAGCGGCTGTGGGAGGTCGGCCGGCCGCTCGGCGCGCTGTCCGCCGAGGAGGTGCGCGGGCTCACGGCGGGCGGGGTGCCGACGCTGGCGGAGACGCTGGCCGCGACCGGTGACTGCCGGGTGATGGTGGATCTGTGCGGACGGGTCGAGCGGCGGATGGTGGACCGGGTGATGGACGTGGTCCGGCAGAGCGGGGCCGGCGAGCGCGTCTACTACTGCGCGGGCCCGGAGGCGATGCTCGCCGTGCGCGCCGCCGACCCGGCCGCCGAGATCGCGCTGACCTGGACGAGCCTCGCCCCGCCCCGGCAGGCGCTGCTGGACGTGGTCCGCCCGCGCTGGCTCAACTACCGCTTCTCCCTGGTGAGCCGGGAGCTCGCGGCCCGTGTCCACCGCGACGGCTACCTGCTGTCCGTCTGGACCCCGGACACCCGCCGCTCGATGAGCCGCCTGCTGGACCTGGGCGCCGACTCGATCACCACGAACCGGGTCGACGTCCTGCACGCCCTGCGCGAGGGCACCGGCCTCGGCAGCTGTTAGGCCCTGTCGTCACGGGAGTTCGGCGGCGTTGGCGAGCTGGTAGCCGTGGAGCCCGGTGGCGAGGAAGCGGTCGGCGTTGCCGGTGACCGTGGTGAGGGTGGCCGACCAGGCGTCGAGGATGGCGACCGCGGTGTCGCCGTTGGCCTTGGTGCCGCCGATCCGCCGGCGCAGGGCGTTCTGGTGGGCGGCATGGATGTCGTTGTAGAGCGTGGGGCAGTTCTGCCCGGAACCCGTTCCGCGGTACACGGTGGCCTGCGGGCGGGCCTGCCAGGTGCTCTGGGAGTGCGGGTGGGCGGTGAGCCGCCGCCGCCGGCCGGCCAGGGGTCCCGGCCGGCGGTGACGCGCACCTTGGCGCGGTGCAGGTCGCCGGCGTTGTGGAGCAGACCCGCGTGGGCGAACGCCCGCCGGCGCGGTCTGGGCCGCGTCGGCCCCGGCGCCGAAACCGCGGCGATCCCACCGCCGAGGGCTCCGGCCGCCGAGGGTGAACAGGCCCCGGCGGGGGCCGGAGCGGGGGCCGGAGCGACAACAGTTATCAGGCGGGCAGCGCTTCCAGGCGCTTGATCTTCTTCCGCACGACATACAGCGGGATCACGCCGAAGACCCCGAACGACATGTCGACCAGGCTCCACCAGAAGGGGATCCCGCGGATCGGCCCGCAGACCAGGGCGAGCGGGATGATCCCGGCGCAGGCGATCATCCCGAACTCGACGACCCAGATGTTGCGCACCGGGTCGCGGTAGGGGCCGTAGAAGGCGACCGCGATGACGAGGTGGGCGAAGGCGAGCCAGTCGGTGCCGTAGAGGACGAAGGGGTACTTGGCGTCCACGGAGTCGAGGCCGTCGCGAACCCTTGCGATCCAGGCCATGAGCCCCGGCAGGTACTCCCGCACCGACAGCGCCCGCAACGCGCTCTCGGTCCAGCGCAGTTCGTGCACCAGGGGGAAGGCGGTGGCGCCGCTGAGGACCAGGCACACCACGAAGAGGGCCAGCCAGACGCGAATGCCCTTGAGCAGGGCGGCTCTGTCGCTCATGGCATGAGCGTACGCCTCCTTTTGAACACGTTCAAAAGCACCCCCGCCGCCTTTCCCGACGTCACTCCAGCGCTTCCTCCAACGGCACCTGCCACATCCCCGGAAGATGCCCGTCCAGCTCCCCCGGTTCGAAGCGGCACATGCCGACCGCGTGCCAGAACTCGCCGGTGACGTCCCCCTCGTACTTGTATCCGCCCGACGCGGACAGCGCCGCCCAGCCGCCGGGCATGCCGACCAGGGTGGCCCGCAGGGCGGCCGGGCCGTCGGCGGGCACGTTCCACAGCCGTACCGTGCCGTCCTCGCCACCGCTGGCCAGCACGGAGCCGTCGGGGCTGAAGGCGACGGCCAGGATCCGGCCGGTGTGGCCCGTCAGCACGGCCGCCTCCTCACCGGTGTCCGGGTTCCACAGGCGGACGGTGCGGTCGTCGCCCGCCGTGGCCAGCAGGGGGCGCCGGGGGTGGACGGCCGCCGTCCAGAGCTTGCCGGTGTGGCCGGTCAGCCGGTGGGCGATCTCGCCGTCCTTCCAGATCACCGCCGTGCCGTCCCAGGAGGCGCCCGCCAGCCACGAGCCGTCGGGGGCGAACGCCACGGCGTACACCCGGTCGGTGTGGCCGTCGAGGACAGAGGTGATCCGGCGTTCCGTCACGTCCCAGATCCGCACCTTGCGGTCGTCGCACCCGGTGGCCAGGACCGCGCCGTCGGACCGGAAGGCGATCGCCCGGACCCGCCCGAAGTGCTCGGTGATGGTGGCGACGTGCGCCCCGGTGGCCCGGTACCACAGCCGTACCGTGTCGTCGTCGTTGGCGGTGGCGAGGAGTTCGCCGTCGGCGCTGAACGCCTCGGCCCACACGTGGTCGGTCTCCACGTCGAGTTCGCGCTGGTACTCCCCCGTGGCCGCGTTCCACAGGTAGAGGTCGCCGTCGCTGCTCGCGGTGGCCAGCAGCGGTCCGGCGGGGCCGAACGCCGCCGACACCAGGCGGTCGCTCTGCCCGGTCAGTTCGCGCAGCCGCCGCCCGGAGGCGGCGTGCCACACCCGGACGACACCGTCGTTGCCGCCGGCCGCCAGCATCGAGCCGTCGGCGCTGAAGGACAGCGTGCCGACGCGCCGCCCGTGGCCGCGCAGAATGCGCCGGCCCTGTCCGGTGGCCGGCTCCCACAGCCGTACGACGCCGTCGTTGCCGCCGGTCACCAGCAGCGCGCCGGGGCCCTGGGCGGGCGTGTCGCCGTGCGGGCGGAACTTGCACACCCACACCGAGCCGCGGTGCTCGGCGGGCTGGCGGTGCAGCGGCGCCGCGACCGGGTCGGCCTCCGGGTCGATCCGCCACAGCCGGACCACTCCGGCGCTGTCCCCGGCGGCGAGCAGGGTCCCGTCGGGGTCGAACAGCACCTGGTACACGGCCCCGCGGCAGCCGCCGAGCAGCCCGGCCGAGCGGCGGTCGGCCAGGTCCCACAGCCGTACCTCCCCTTCGGTGTCCCCGCTGACCAGCAGGGCGCCGCCGGGGTGGAAGTCCAGGGTGTAGACGCGGCCGGAGTGCCCGGTGAACTCGTGGCGCGCGGCTCCGGTCGCCGGGTCCCACACCCGGACCGTGGCGCCCTGCCCGTCGTCGCCCTGGTCGGCGGTGGCCAGCACGGTGCCGTCCGGGCTGAACCGCGCCCGGTACACCGCGCCGCGATGGCCGGGCAGTTCGCCGGTCTGCCGCCCGGTGTCCAGGTCCCACAGCCGTACGGCGCCGGCGGCGTCCCCGGTGACCAGGGCGGTGTCGCCGGGTGCGAACGCCACGGTGTAGACGGGCGCGGAGTGACCGGGCAGCCGGTGCAGCGGGGTGCCCGAGGCGGTGTCCCAGACGGTGACCAGACCGTCGGCGTCGCCGGTGGCCAGCAGGGTGCCCTCGGCGTCGAGGACGAGCGGCCAGACGCCGGTCTCATGGATCTCCAGGCGGTGCAGGCAGCGGCCGGAGACCGGGTCCCACAGCCGTACGGTGCCGTCGGAGCTGCCGGTGGCCAGGACACGGCCGCGGAACTTGACGGCGTAGACCCGGCCGGTGTGGCCCTGCAGGGTGCGCAGGGGGATGCCGGTGGCGGCCTCGCACACCAGGATGCCGCCGTCCTCGCTGCCGACGGCTAGCAGTTCGCCGTCGGGGCTGTAGGAGATGGGTTCGGGCAGCCGGCTGGTGCGCATGTCGTAGCCGTACGGCACACCGACCGCGGAGGGCCGGAAGCCGGAGTCGACGGCCATGCCGGGCGCGATCGCGGCGGTGGCCAGCTCGGGACTGCGGTCCAGGGAGCCCAGCGTCGCCGAGATCAGCGCCGCCCGCCGCCACCGGCCGCCCGCCACCCGGGCGCCGGTCAGGTCGGTGCCGATCAGCCGGGCCCGCCTCAGGTCGGCACCGCGCAGGTCCGCGCCGGTCAGATCGGCGCCGTCGAGCCGGGCGCCGACCAGGCGGGCGCCGCGCAGGACGGCTCCGGAGAGGTTGGCGCCGACCAGCCGGGCGTCGGTGAGGTCGGCGCGGGTGAGGTCCACGCCCGAGAAGTCGCGGTGGGACAGGTCCTCCCCGGCCAGGGCGGCGCCGCGCAGATCGGTGTGGGCGGGCACCCGGAGCCGGCCGAGGATCCGCACGGCGTTGCCGCGGGCCGCGTCCGAGGAGGCGTCCTGGGAGGTGCCGGACAGCTCCCGCTCGGCCCACGCCTGGCAGATCCGGTGGTCGGCGAGGTCGCACAGGAACTCCACGGCCAGCCGGCTGAGCTGTCGCCGGCCCAGCAGGCCGCTGTCGCCGCCGGTGATCCTGCGGGCGCACTCCCGGGCGACCAGCCACTCCACCACCGAGCCGTGGATGAACCGGAACACGCCGTCGTCGCTGCGCACCAGCAGACTGCCGGACCCGATGGCGTGGGCGGTCTGCGGCACCGACAGCCGGGCGTCCGCGAGCCCGCTCAGGGTCTCGGCGACGTCGGTGAGCTCGTCCAGCCGCAGCGAGTCCTGCCCGCTCTCCCACAGCCGCAGCGCGAGCGCGGTGACCGCGTCCCACAACTGCTCCAGGGACAGCCCGGGCGCCCGGCCGGGGCTGCCGCTGCCGCGCTGGACCTCGAAGTTCAGCCAGGCGGTGAGGACCTCCTCGTACAGTCCGGCTGGGCTGAGGGCGCGCCCGGCGCCGGCGACCGCGCGCAGCCGGTCGTCGTCGAGGTCGGCGACGAAGCCGAGCAGCCGGGGGTTGCGGCACAGGGCGAGCAGGTCGGGGATGGCGTCCAGCAGCCGGATCCGGCGGTCGGCGGCGCGTTCGTCGCCGTCGTAGCGGTTCACCAGATAGGCGCGGATCTGCTGCGGGCTGAACTCCCGTACGGCCAGCACCCGGCGGTGCGGGAGCAGGCCGACGCGTTCGCCGAGCGCGGTGAGCACCTGGCCCTGGGAGCGGAAGTGCTGGGTACGGCTGGACACCACGATCTTGGCGCTGTCCACGGCGGAGTCCAGCAGCACCTGCAGCCGCTCGGCGGCACGGTCGTACGTCACCTGGTTCACGAGCTCGTCGAAGCCGTCGAAGAGCAGCACGATCCGGCCCTGCTGGAGCATGTACCTGAAGGCCCGCAGGTCGATGTTGTCGACGCCGTGGGCGGCGAGGTGCGCGGCGACGAGCCCCTCGAACGAATAGGCCCGGTCGAGGGCGTGCAGCTCGATCAACAGCGGGACGAGATGCGGCAGTTCACCCGGGATCCGGCGGGCCAGCTCGCGCAGCGCGAAGGTCTTGCCGTGCCCGAAGTCGCCGAGCAGCAGCAGGAAGCGCCCCTGGTCGGAGTCGAGCAGCCGCAGCATCTCGTCCACCAGCCCGTCGCGGTCCTCGGCGTCGAGGCGCTCCACCTCCCGGTACCGCTGCGGCAGGTACATGCCCGGGGGATAGCGGGGGTCGGTGCGCAGCCGCTCGCTCTGCCCGGCGACATACCCGCGCAGGTCCAGCAGCCCCTGGAACTCGGTGAAGCTGCGCACCCGCACCCCCCGGCGACGGGCGGCGTCGCGCAGCTCGCGGGCGGGCGGCGGCCCGTCGTGGACGAGTTCGGCCTCCGCCTCGGCGTCGGCGGCGTGCACGAGGGCCACGAACCGGTCGACGTCCTGCGCGGTCGGCGTACCGATGTGCACCGCCACCCGCTGCTGCCGCACGAAGCCCGACTGGCTCCAGGTGACGAGCAGTTGCGGCACCGGCCCGTCCACCGGGCGGATCTGGGCGCCCTCGTGCCGGGTGCGGCAGACCTCCGCGACCCGGGCGAGCAGGATCTCGGCGGGGGTCTGCACGGCGCGCGGCTCGGGCTCGTGGGCGGGCGCGGCAGTGCCCTCGTGGTCACCGGCGGGCGCGGCCTCGGGCCCGAAGGCCCGCTCGGCCCGCCGCCACTGGACGGCGCGCCGCCGGGGCTCCCCCGGCCCCTGCCAGACGGCCACGCCCTCCCGGCCGACCCGCACCAGCTGGTGCCCGCCGGGCCGCCCGGCGCCGATCACCGGCACCTCACCGGCCGCGGTGGCCAGGGCGGGCAGCGCGCCGGGCTCGGCCGGACCGTGCAGCAGCAGGTGCAGCCGGGGCGCGGTCAGCCGGCTCAGCACATCGGTGTCCCGCAGCGGCCCGGCCCCGTCCAGTGCCGCCGTACCGGCGCGACGGACACCGGGGGCGGCGACACGGGTGGCACCCGGCGCATGCCGCACCACCCCGATCCGCAGCCACCCCTCCGTCTCGTGCGGCCGCAGCGCCTGCGCGAACCAGGCGGCCTGCTCGCGCCCGACCAGCCCGTACTGGTCGTCGCGCCGGTGGCTGTACGCCATGGAGGAGTTGAGCCCCGCGACCACGGTGTGCAGCTCGGGCACGGGGAAGAGCGTCCACGGCTGATCGCTGTCGAAGACGACGTCGAGCCCCTGGTACAGCTCCTGGAACAGCCGGGCGAAGTGCCGCCACTTGGGCCAGTACGGCGGCCGGGGCGGCATCTCGTCGGCCTCGCAGGTGCTGAAGTAGGCCTGGCAGGCCGCCAGGTTGACGTCCTGACCACCCGGGACCAGGGCGACCCGGTGCGGTTCGAGCCCGAGCAGGGCCCGCAGCCCGGTGAGGAACGCGAGGGCCTGCTCGAACTCGCGCCGGCTGCCCGAAGCGGTGAGATCCCCGGTGACGACCAGCAGATCGGGCGAGGGCGCCCCGGAGTCCGCCAGCTCCACCAGATCACCCCAGATCGCCGCCTGTAACTCGGCGGGGTCCTGCCCCCGGCCGAAGGCGGGCCCGGCCAGCTGGAGCACGGTGACCGCGTCCCGCTCCCGGACCGCCCCGGACACGCGCGGGTACGACGGCGGCGCGGCGGGTCTGCGACGCCCCGCCCACCCGGGCCCGCCGAGCGGCCGCCCGGGGCTCGGCACCGCCGGGGCGGCGGGCACGGGACCGCCGTTCGCACCACCCGGGTAACCGGGCGGCAGGCTGGGCCGGGCCCGCCCGTCGAGGGCCTGCCGGACCCGGGCGAGCAGCAGCTCCCGGGCCGCCGCCGGATCGGCGACCGGCACCAGGTCCACGTACGTGATGGTGGCGAGCAGCCCCTCCACCGGGATGTCCTCGACCCGTACGGTGATCAGCCGCCGCTCCGGCGCGTCCGGATCGGCCCGCAGGGCGGCCTGCCACTCCATCCGCCCGTACCGGGACCGCTCGTAGTTCCTGGACAGCACGGCGATGACGGCGGCGGACTCGCTCACGCCCCGGTCCATGAAGTCCACGAAGTTGGTGCCCGGCACGAAGTCCCAGGCCTGCAGCACCGTCCGGTACCCGGCCTCCTCCAGGGTCCAGGCGATCCAGGACGCCCAGCGCTCGTCGGCCGGTGAGTAGCTGATGAAGAAGTCCAATGGCCCGGTGTCCCCCGGGTTGTTCTGTCGAGCCACCATGTACTGATGATGCCGTGAAAAGAGAGGCTGATACCGGTCGTTTCCAGGCGTTCGACGGCGCCCTGGTCACAGCGACGCACAAACGTGCGACCCTTCCCATCGTGCGTGCCTTATTGCTGCGTCTGCATGTCCTCGACCGGGTGGCGATCGGTCTGCTGGCGACCGGACTGCTGTGCGTGGCCACGGGACTGCTGCCGACCGGTTCCGCGTCCGACGCGATGACCCGCATCGCCCCGCTGCTGGCCTTCCTGGGCACGGTGATCGTGCTGGCCGAACTGACCAGCCGGGCCGGGGTGTTCGACGTGGTGGCGGCGCGGGTGGCGAGGGCGGGGAAGGGCAGCTATCCGCTGTTGTTCCTGCTGTGCGTGCTGTTCGCGTCGGTCACCACGGTCGCCCTCAACCTGGACACGACGGCCGTCCTGCTGACTCCGGTGATGCTGGCGCTCGCCTCCCGGGTGGGTATCGCGCCGGTGCCGCTGGCCATGACGACGGTCTGGCTGGCCAACACCGCGAGCCTGCTCCTGCCGGTGTCCAACCTGACGAACCTGCTGGCCGCCAACCGGGTCGCGCTGTCCCCGCTGGGCCTGGCGGGGCGCATGTGGGCACCGCAACTCGCCGCGCTGGTCGTGACGATGGCTTGTTTGTGGCTGTTCTTCTGGCGCCGGGGGCGGCGTGGGGGGCCTGTTGTCGACGATTACGGCCTGATGGCGGCCGTACCGGTGTCGGGGCCGGGTGCCGCGCGTGCGGCGGACGTGCGGGTGGACGCCGCCGACCGTTATGTGCCGCCCGCCGTGCACCGCCCCGCCGACCGGGTGCTGTTCCGGGCCTGCGCGCTCGCCTGCGCCGGCTTTCTGCTGGCCATCCTGGTGGCCGACGTCCCGCTGTGGATGGCCTCCGCAACGGCCGCGCTCGTCGCCGTGACGGCGTTCGGAGTGCGGCAGCGGTCCGCGCTCCGGCTGTCGCTCGTCCCCTGGCGGCTGCTGGTCATGGTGCCGGGCATGTTCCTGGTGGTCGAGACCTTCGACGCACACGGGCTGCACCATCTGCTCGCCTCGGCGGTCGGTACCGACGGCGGCACCCGCGGCCTGTTCCGCGCCGCGGCGGTGGGCGGCGGCCTGTCCAACGCCCTCAACAACCTGCCGGTCTATCTGGCCGGGGAGGCGGCGGTGCCGGTGGGCAACCACGACCAGCTGCTGGCCCTGCTGGTCGGCACCAACGCCGGTCCGGTGATCACCCCTTGGGCGTCCCTGGCGACGCTGCTGTGGTACGAGCGCTGCCATGCGTACGGCGTCCGGGTGCCGGTTGGCCGGTTGATGGGGA includes:
- a CDS encoding glycerophosphodiester phosphodiesterase; this translates as MQTVTAVAHRGDPYRVRENTIDSLRSALGRGADAVEIDVRLTRDGVPVLLHDDTLQRLWEVGRPLGALSAEEVRGLTAGGVPTLAETLAATGDCRVMVDLCGRVERRMVDRVMDVVRQSGAGERVYYCAGPEAMLAVRAADPAAEIALTWTSLAPPRQALLDVVRPRWLNYRFSLVSRELAARVHRDGYLLSVWTPDTRRSMSRLLDLGADSITTNRVDVLHALREGTGLGSC
- a CDS encoding TIR domain-containing protein encodes the protein MVARQNNPGDTGPLDFFISYSPADERWASWIAWTLEEAGYRTVLQAWDFVPGTNFVDFMDRGVSESAAVIAVLSRNYERSRYGRMEWQAALRADPDAPERRLITVRVEDIPVEGLLATITYVDLVPVADPAAARELLLARVRQALDGRARPSLPPGYPGGANGGPVPAAPAVPSPGRPLGGPGWAGRRRPAAPPSYPRVSGAVRERDAVTVLQLAGPAFGRGQDPAELQAAIWGDLVELADSGAPSPDLLVVTGDLTASGSRREFEQALAFLTGLRALLGLEPHRVALVPGGQDVNLAACQAYFSTCEADEMPPRPPYWPKWRHFARLFQELYQGLDVVFDSDQPWTLFPVPELHTVVAGLNSSMAYSHRRDDQYGLVGREQAAWFAQALRPHETEGWLRIGVVRHAPGATRVAAPGVRRAGTAALDGAGPLRDTDVLSRLTAPRLHLLLHGPAEPGALPALATAAGEVPVIGAGRPGGHQLVRVGREGVAVWQGPGEPRRRAVQWRRAERAFGPEAAPAGDHEGTAAPAHEPEPRAVQTPAEILLARVAEVCRTRHEGAQIRPVDGPVPQLLVTWSQSGFVRQQRVAVHIGTPTAQDVDRFVALVHAADAEAEAELVHDGPPPARELRDAARRRGVRVRSFTEFQGLLDLRGYVAGQSERLRTDPRYPPGMYLPQRYREVERLDAEDRDGLVDEMLRLLDSDQGRFLLLLGDFGHGKTFALRELARRIPGELPHLVPLLIELHALDRAYSFEGLVAAHLAAHGVDNIDLRAFRYMLQQGRIVLLFDGFDELVNQVTYDRAAERLQVLLDSAVDSAKIVVSSRTQHFRSQGQVLTALGERVGLLPHRRVLAVREFSPQQIRAYLVNRYDGDERAADRRIRLLDAIPDLLALCRNPRLLGFVADLDDDRLRAVAGAGRALSPAGLYEEVLTAWLNFEVQRGSGSPGRAPGLSLEQLWDAVTALALRLWESGQDSLRLDELTDVAETLSGLADARLSVPQTAHAIGSGSLLVRSDDGVFRFIHGSVVEWLVARECARRITGGDSGLLGRRQLSRLAVEFLCDLADHRICQAWAERELSGTSQDASSDAARGNAVRILGRLRVPAHTDLRGAALAGEDLSHRDFSGVDLTRADLTDARLVGANLSGAVLRGARLVGARLDGADLTGADLRGADLRRARLIGTDLTGARVAGGRWRRAALISATLGSLDRSPELATAAIAPGMAVDSGFRPSAVGVPYGYDMRTSRLPEPISYSPDGELLAVGSEDGGILVCEAATGIPLRTLQGHTGRVYAVKFRGRVLATGSSDGTVRLWDPVSGRCLHRLEIHETGVWPLVLDAEGTLLATGDADGLVTVWDTASGTPLHRLPGHSAPVYTVAFAPGDTALVTGDAAGAVRLWDLDTGRQTGELPGHRGAVYRARFSPDGTVLATADQGDDGQGATVRVWDPATGAARHEFTGHSGRVYTLDFHPGGALLVSGDTEGEVRLWDLADRRSAGLLGGCRGAVYQVLFDPDGTLLAAGDSAGVVRLWRIDPEADPVAAPLHRQPAEHRGSVWVCKFRPHGDTPAQGPGALLVTGGNDGVVRLWEPATGQGRRILRGHGRRVGTLSFSADGSMLAAGGNDGVVRVWHAASGRRLRELTGQSDRLVSAAFGPAGPLLATASSDGDLYLWNAATGEYQRELDVETDHVWAEAFSADGELLATANDDDTVRLWYRATGAHVATITEHFGRVRAIAFRSDGAVLATGCDDRKVRIWDVTERRITSVLDGHTDRVYAVAFAPDGSWLAGASWDGTAVIWKDGEIAHRLTGHTGKLWTAAVHPRRPLLATAGDDRTVRLWNPDTGEEAAVLTGHTGRILAVAFSPDGSVLASGGEDGTVRLWNVPADGPAALRATLVGMPGGWAALSASGGYKYEGDVTGEFWHAVGMCRFEPGELDGHLPGMWQVPLEEALE
- a CDS encoding SLC13 family permease, which codes for MRALLLRLHVLDRVAIGLLATGLLCVATGLLPTGSASDAMTRIAPLLAFLGTVIVLAELTSRAGVFDVVAARVARAGKGSYPLLFLLCVLFASVTTVALNLDTTAVLLTPVMLALASRVGIAPVPLAMTTVWLANTASLLLPVSNLTNLLAANRVALSPLGLAGRMWAPQLAALVVTMACLWLFFWRRGRRGGPVVDDYGLMAAVPVSGPGAARAADVRVDAADRYVPPAVHRPADRVLFRACALACAGFLLAILVADVPLWMASATAALVAVTAFGVRQRSALRLSLVPWRLLVMVPGMFLVVETFDAHGLHHLLASAVGTDGGTRGLFRAAAVGGGLSNALNNLPVYLAGEAAVPVGNHDQLLALLVGTNAGPVITPWASLATLLWYERCHAYGVRVPVGRLMGTGAVLAACAVVAAVAALAVTR